AACTAGCCCGTAGCCGCAACAAACTCCTCCACGTAGAACATATTGAAATACTAGGAGGAGTACATCAAGCTATCAGAAAATATTTATCAGAAATAGGTGAGCCTTTTTTAGCAAGATATAGTACAATCACCCTCAAAAGTAGACTAACCCCCAATTGGACTTTTAACTACTCCTGTTATGGGTATCCCTTCATCGCCGCACTTTCCCGCATCACCCGCTTTACTGACTTGTTTGGCAGGGTAGACTCAGTAACCTGTTATAGCCGCTTTTGGGATGCTCCTCAGCCGGGTTATTTTTCTTCCTGTTATTGTCAGGCCCAACTGTCTTTCAAAAACGGAATTTTGGTTTGTTTAACCTATGGCAAAGGGGATGAGTTTAAGAGTGGCGAAAGGGTTTTAGAAATTTACGGCAACAAGGGCACATTAAAATTCGAGGGGGAAAAGGGTAAAATCATCCGTGGTGAGGAGGAGGAAGAAATTGAAGTTGCTGGCAGACGTGGTTTATTCAACAAGGATACAGAGGCAGTCATCGACTATCTCACTCGAGGAAAACCCCTTTATTTTACACTGGAGGCCAGCATTTATGCCCTAAAAGTGGCAGAGGCAATCCAAAAGGCAGATCAAACCAAAAGCCTAGTTTTCCTACCTTAAAAATCTTAATAACTCCCCCGGCTTTTTTTATTCCTATACCGCCAGAAATGTTCTATATTAATTCCTAGAATATAACGCCATTGTCCCTCCATTTGTTGATAGTATGGTTTCCATTGACATAGAAGCTATAAGATTAGAATTTGACCGGATTGTGGCCGCTTTTGGTACGCCCAATGACATTTTCAGACTACAAACAGAGAGATTCATACAAGAAAATTCCATTATCCTCCAAGAAGTAGGCAGCGGCAACAATATCGAAAAGGTGTTTTTGACAGTTACCACCTTTGAAGATCAAAACGATGGCAGCTATACTGGAGGCTTATCCCTTCGGGATGCCATTTTAAGAGCCAAGGCCGATTCTAACAAAGAATATGTAATCCGACTACCAGCAGGTGTCTATCAGCTTTCCATCCAAGGCAATGAAGACACCCTCTCCCCAGCCACCAATCCTAACCTCCCCGGCATAGCAGATGACATTGTCATTCGCAGTGGGGATTTAGACATTAAAACAAGGATAAGGATAGTCGGTGCCGGCGCCAATGCCACTATTATAAACGCCTCTGGACTAGGAGATCGTATTTTTGACGTGGGGGAGGGGGGTTTATTAATCCTAGAAGGTGTAACCCTGGAAGAAGGATTTGCTAATAACACCACTACAGCCAATGGCACTGCTGGTGGGGCAATCCGCATCCAACAGGGGGGAGGGGCTATCATCAGCAACAGTATAATCCGTAATAGTAGCACTCCCCTGAGAGGAGAAGCCAAAGGTGGTGGTATTGCCAACTTCGGTGACCTAGAACTTGTCAATACAACCATATCTGGCAATGTTACCGGGCTTGGGGGAGGCGTTTACACCACAGGTAACTTCAAAATTCTTAACAGTTCCCTGGTAGGAAATGTGGGGAGTGATGGGGGTGGTGGTATCTATGTTGGTGGCAACGCCTCTGGGGTAATTTTAAATAGTACTATCTCTAGTAATCTTACGGAAAAGAGTGGGGGTGGCATCCTCAGTGAAAACGCCACCGTTTCTGTAGTCAATACCACCATCACCAAAAACTCCGCCTAGACTGGTTCCGGTATCATTGCTGTAGGGCCTGATAACCCCCTGTTGTTGCAAAACAGTATTGTGGCCGGGAATTTGGAAAGTGCAGACATAGAGGGATTCTTTGCAGCCAATAGTGCCTTTAATCTGATTGGCAATGGCAATGGGGTTATGGTAAACGGTCTTAACGGCAACATAGTTGGTGATGTTCTTAATACCATAAATCCCAGACTTGGTCCTCTGCAAAACAATGGGGGTATTACACCCACTCATGCTCCACTCCCAGATAGTCCCGCCATTGACCGAGGTGACAATCAGATTTCAAGCCAGGTAGGCCAGACAGATCAAACTGGTGCCAATCGGATCAGAAATCGGCGAGTGGATATTGGCAGTGTAGAAGCTCAAATTAGTCCTCATCCCCTTCTTACCTCACCCATTTATCGTTTTCAAAATAGAGAAATTCCTGGCACATACTTATTTGTAAATGAAAGTGAGCGTCAACGAGTCCTAGCCAACTTCCCCCAATTCCAGGAAGAGGGATTTGCCTTTAGTGTCGCCACCAGGGAAGCAGATGGTTTAATTCCTATTTATCGTTTTCAAAATAGGGAAATTCCCGGAACCTATTTATATGTCAACGAGGAAGAAAGACGGAGGATTCTTCGACAATTTCCCCAGTTTCAGGAAGAAGGATTAGCCTTTTATGTTTTCCCCGGCAATTCCACTGAGGGCGAGACTATTTATCGTTTCCAGAATAGCAATCTCCCTGGCACTTATTTGTTTGTAAATGAAGCCGAAAGACTGAGTATTCTCCAAAATTATCCCTCTTTTATCCAGGAGGGTATTGCCTTTTCTGCTTCCCTTCTATAAGTTACTATAGACCGTTATAGGAACTATAAAAATACCTCTCCAGACTCTCTAACCAGTAGGGGAGAGTCAAATTGTATTCTTTTCTTATTTTGCTGGTATTCAAGACAGAATAAGCCGGACGTTTTGCTGGCGTAGGATATTCCTCTGTTAGAATTGGCAGGAGCTCTTTTACTTTTAAATCATACCCTTTTTGACGGGCATTTTTGATTATATTTACAGCAAAATCATACCAGCTACATACTCCTAAATCTGTCAAGTGATATATTTCTTGTTGCGAATCCTTGCCCCGGGTTTCTATCAGTTTTTTTATCACAGTAGCAATGTTTTCTGCTAACGTGGGACAACCAGTTTGGTCCATCACTACTCTGATTGTATCCCTTTGTTGCCCCAGTTTTAACATAGTTTTGACAAAATTGCTCTTACCATATCTGCCATAAACCCAAGCAGTCCTTATGATAACAAAATTGCTGCTGATTGCCTTTATATTTTCCTCCCCCTCCAGTTTCGTTTTCCCATAAACTCCCAAGGGGTTAGTGTCATCTGTTTCTAAGTAGGGTTTATTCGCCCTGCCGTCGAATACATAGTCGGTAGAGATGTGGACAAATTTTGCTTTTATCTTCTCCGTCTCTTCAGCAATTATCTTTGGAGCTAGTCCATTTATTTGTTGTGCCAATTCCGGTTCAGATTCCGCCTTGTCCACAGCCGTATAAGCCGCGGCATTTATGACAATATCTGGTTTGATTTCTCTTATGCATTCCTGAATTTGTTGAGGGATATTTAAGTCAACTTTCTGGCGATTTATGGGTAAAAATTCAGGGGAATTTTGAAAAACATATGTGATTTCCCTCCCCACTTGCCCATCACAGCCAAATAAAATTATTTTCATTCTCCTCCTCCATAGATAATACTATACAATCCGGCTACGTCGCCGCCCAAAGCCCAAGTAGCTCAACCAAAATAAGCCTAAATGAAAATGATAGGCCTAAACAATAAGTAAAGCACAAACGGGGAGGCTTTGAACCCAATGGAATACAAATTAGAAATAGATATTAGAAACAGATGATAAATGATAAAGGAATATGAAAGACATTAAACTAAAATCATTTCCCCATCCAGGTTCTATACTACAACGAGAGTAAAACAAGGGTAAAAAGGAGAATAACTCTTCCTACACCCTAGTGCCATGGAATCTAGGTATTTAACACCAAAGGGCCTGCCGCGGCACACGAGAAGGTGGATTAAATTCTAGAAATTCAGGTTCCACAAGCCCGTGTTCAGGGATGTGTGGTATATTATTGGGTTTATAGGGTGGGAATATGGGCCAGAAACTTCTCATTAAAAAACTACAAAAAAGTACAAAACTCTGTTTTAAGGATCTATTGGGGCACAAGGCTTTGAAAAGATAAGAAAACAAGGACAATCTTTTGTGGACAAAAACCACATTATAGCAAAGCTTATTGGGGAGAAAGTTTATTATTTCCTCATCAAGGCCAAAAATATTTAGGACATCCCCATTCATTGACATCCTAAAGTAGACCTTAATAGATAAAAAAGAACTTTTTGAAAAGCTGTATCTAGAGGAAAACTGAGATAACTCTTGGAACCTCTAAAATTGGAATTTTTAAAAAAAGAAAGGTTCAATTACTGCAAAAAGCATCCAACTTTATTTTTCATTAACAGGCTGAACTCCCAAAATGCTGGCCCTACCTGTACAGAGTTGAAAAGCCCGTCTGAAACGGGTAATTCTCGAACATATTCTTTAAAAGATTACTGTATAAGAGGAATTTTTTGTGGAAATAAAAAAACAGAAAAAAGCCCAACAAATGAGAGGGGCTACAGGAAAATGCACCTAGAGGGCGGGGACGAAGAAAGAAACGGGCATATTCTCGGAAACAAATTCTATAAAAACTGCCACATAATGGCTCTCTCTGACA
This genomic window from Geminocystis sp. M7585_C2015_104 contains:
- a CDS encoding Gfo/Idh/MocA family oxidoreductase, producing MLKVGLVGTGHAAQRRAEAFLAHPLTTLVAVAGNTPEKTQSFSQTYGIPSVSSWQDLIEDTTIDLICISNVNKEHGKIVRAALLADKHVVVEYPLTIYPQEAEELLQLARSRNKLLHVEHIEILGGVHQAIRKYLSEIGEPFLARYSTITLKSRLTPNWTFNYSCYGYPFIAALSRITRFTDLFGRVDSVTCYSRFWDAPQPGYFSSCYCQAQLSFKNGILVCLTYGKGDEFKSGERVLEIYGNKGTLKFEGEKGKIIRGEEEEEIEVAGRRGLFNKDTEAVIDYLTRGKPLYFTLEASIYALKVAEAIQKADQTKSLVFLP
- the rfbD gene encoding dTDP-4-dehydrorhamnose reductase; translated protein: MKIILFGCDGQVGREITYVFQNSPEFLPINRQKVDLNIPQQIQECIREIKPDIVINAAAYTAVDKAESEPELAQQINGLAPKIIAEETEKIKAKFVHISTDYVFDGRANKPYLETDDTNPLGVYGKTKLEGEENIKAISSNFVIIRTAWVYGRYGKSNFVKTMLKLGQQRDTIRVVMDQTGCPTLAENIATVIKKLIETRGKDSQQEIYHLTDLGVCSWYDFAVNIIKNARQKGYDLKVKELLPILTEEYPTPAKRPAYSVLNTSKIRKEYNLTLPYWLESLERYFYSSYNGL
- a CDS encoding AAA family ATPase; the protein is MGAQGFEKIRKQGQSFVDKNHIIAKLIGEKVYYFLIKAKNI